In Drechmeria coniospora strain ARSEF 6962 chromosome 03, whole genome shotgun sequence, the DNA window GcccgggccgccgacgtcgtacgacgggtcgtcgaggagcccgACGTGATGGTGATGCACCTGCGGTAACTCGCCGGACGTTGTCCTCCTTTTCGTTGGCTGCGTGCCGAACCTACGATGGAGgagcagggggggggggggcagcgGAGGAGTAGTACATAGACGATGAATGGGACGCGATGTCAACCAACCAACCAGCCTTCCATCCATCATGGCGCGTGTGCATGACGAGCTGTTTCAAACTATGTGTACCAATATCATCCCCTGCCCCGTCGACTCGACGCGGACGGCAAAGGGGAGGCCAGTGACGACTCGCCAGGTCAGCCCAGTAGTCTGGACCGTACCCTGTCCGTGTACACGCACGGAAGTGGACGgtcactacggagtaccgggTAGTATCGATGCACGCAGCGTGCATCCAAGAAAGCACCGGCCAATATGCAAGGCGACAAAACGTCAGGTCGTCGCCCGATGACCATTTCGTGATGCTTCCTCAACCCCTTGGCCACGTATCGTCGTCACGCCCCAGCGTCGTACTACGATTACGTGTACCTGTTACGCATGAGGGCAAACGCATTCCTTGCCTTGTCCCCAGCCACGGGAGCTGAGCacgtccgtctcggccgttCCGTGGAGCCCATCGGTGGAGCGTCGCAGAATGCTGAAACGGCCATCGCTGGAGGAGTACGATCATCGTACTCGCACGCAACCAGGACCTTCAGTCATGCCGTCACCAGCACCCGCAGGGAAACAGGCGAGCGGCCGCGGACTGTCCTGGGGGCGCCCGCAGGTAATATTAAAAGAGCGTGCGCGCAATGTTTGCGTGTGCAACTCGTCAACGACGCAGGCTGGCGTGTCACATCTCATTGCTATGCCCGCCCCTCGTCATTTACCGTGCTACCGTTCGTACTCGAGCACGGGAACATGGCACCTACGACGGTACGAGACGGCACGTGGCGGCCGGGAGGGCCCGCCGCCAGCAGCAATTGCCCATGCAATCGTGCATGCATGGTGAGTTAACTCGTCACAATTGCCTATTTCGAGCAACCTGCCTGCAAGTCTGCCCAACCCTTCATGTccgacgtcggccaggaCGAGGTCCAATGCGAATTAAGCAGGCCGATCGAAGCTCTGCCTGCGTCTCTGCGTCCCGCGTCTCTCGCGTCTTGCGTCTCTGGGCCTCTGCATGGTCAAGGGTGCCCGTTTGGGCGGACACGACGCAGAGTCCCCATCGAGTTcctctccgtcggccgctGCACCATGCAATAAACTGCCGGGTCCGGCCCTTCTTTCACGCCGCATGCGAGCCTCAGCCGCTGCGACGACGGTTTCACGCCCCAAACCCATTCGGCCATGTCTCCATCCACCCACTGTCCGTGCTGTGTCCGAGAGCTCCATTTCCCCCTCCACCTTCCTTTCGTCGGCGCCCGGTATTACTCCCTGTCCGATCTTGGCCAGACGAGAAGAGAGGGTGGTGTGGTGGGTGCAAAGGGTGGGCGAGGCCGGTGCAGGATAAGATGAAGATTGGTCATGGATTTGCTTGGACTCGGCTGGTGACTGGCGGCAGGCTGCATTGCGTAAGGGTCGGCCATGAGATGCCAAGAATGAAAAATCCAAACGCCCAACTCCCCAACTCTCCCTCGCTTCAGTGCCGGGAATTAAGAAAACAAAACGGCGCGGAGTGCTGTGGAGCACGGCTGGTGGTGGCATCGTCAACGGTCGTCACGGAGAATggcctcgaccttggcgAGGGCGTCCGACTTGACCTGTTCGAGGCTGCGGCTGACGTCGACCGTGATGACGTCCCGTTCATCCTCCGTCGGCCGCTCGAGTATGTCAAACTGGCTCTGGACCATGTCGGCGCTCATGTAGTGGCCCTTTCGTTTCGAGACTCGCTCCAGCAGCACGTCGGCGGGCGCGTAGAGGAAGATGAAGTGGACGAGCACGTGACTGTTGTAGtaggcggcgacgcggatGACGTCCCGGTACTTGCGCTTGAGGGCCGAgcaggtgacgacgacg includes these proteins:
- a CDS encoding glucokinase gives rise to the protein MLSYDNVVSINGNDGMMATSNHNHIWLVTGPAGCGKTTVAEYLAAALDMPYVEGDSFHTEANVEKMRGGTPLTDADRWDWLGALRDESMRRINRGSQGVVVTCSALKRKYRDVIRVAAYYNSHVLVHFIFLYAPADVLLERVSKRKGHYMSADMVQSQFDILERPTEDERDVITVDVSRSLEQVKSDALAKVEAILRDDR